A single window of Acidobacteriota bacterium DNA harbors:
- a CDS encoding amidohydrolase family protein: MKKLALMLLFAVLVAVLLATSAGAQTLSPEVRQYVKVDAPDVVLMHVRVIDGTGAAAKEDQTIVINSGRIRLIAPGIAKVDARDARTIDATGMTVLPGLVLLHEHMFYPAGGGVFHEMPFSFPRLYLATGVTSLRTGGSIEPYTDIELKKAIDAGNAVGPKMHVTGPYLEGSPAPILQLHGLGSPQEARSTVAFWAGEGATSFKAYNVITRAELKAAIDEAHARKLKLTGHLCSVGFREAANLGIDDLEHGLIVDTEFYPEKKLDVCPDTTKVSLHLATMDVNGAEIQQTIRELVQKKVAVTSTLPVFEMFVPGRDATPARVLNAMSDTAKVNFLASRARLDDPARNQQHYGSPTAPWGKLFQMEMQFERAFAKAGGLLVAGTDPTGNGGTLAGFGSQREVELLVEAGFTPLEAIQICTQNGARYLGIENEVGTIAPGKAADLILVNGSPDKNIADIEKVDTVFKDGVGYDPQKLIDSVRGLVGIR; the protein is encoded by the coding sequence ATGAAAAAGCTAGCGCTCATGTTGCTGTTCGCCGTCCTAGTTGCGGTCCTGCTTGCGACCTCCGCCGGCGCACAGACGCTCTCGCCCGAGGTGAGACAGTACGTGAAAGTAGACGCGCCGGACGTCGTGCTGATGCACGTCCGCGTGATCGATGGCACGGGTGCCGCCGCGAAGGAAGACCAGACCATCGTCATCAATAGTGGGAGGATCCGGCTCATCGCGCCCGGCATCGCCAAAGTCGATGCCAGAGACGCCAGGACCATCGACGCGACCGGCATGACCGTGCTTCCCGGGCTCGTCCTTTTACACGAGCACATGTTCTATCCCGCGGGCGGCGGCGTGTTCCACGAGATGCCGTTCAGCTTTCCGCGCCTCTACCTCGCAACCGGCGTGACCTCGCTGCGCACCGGCGGCTCGATCGAGCCTTATACCGACATCGAACTGAAGAAAGCCATCGACGCTGGAAATGCCGTCGGCCCGAAGATGCACGTGACCGGTCCGTATCTTGAAGGCAGCCCGGCGCCCATCCTGCAACTGCATGGCCTGGGCAGTCCGCAGGAAGCGCGCAGCACGGTCGCGTTCTGGGCAGGTGAGGGCGCGACCTCGTTCAAGGCTTACAACGTGATCACGCGCGCCGAACTCAAGGCCGCCATCGACGAAGCACACGCCCGCAAGCTGAAGCTCACCGGACATCTTTGCTCCGTCGGATTCCGCGAGGCCGCGAACCTCGGCATCGACGACCTGGAGCACGGGCTGATCGTAGACACCGAGTTCTATCCCGAGAAGAAGCTGGACGTGTGTCCCGACACGACCAAGGTGTCGTTGCACCTTGCGACCATGGACGTGAACGGCGCGGAGATCCAGCAGACCATCCGCGAGCTCGTCCAGAAAAAGGTGGCGGTGACTTCGACGCTGCCGGTGTTCGAGATGTTTGTTCCGGGGCGTGACGCCACGCCGGCCCGCGTGCTGAACGCGATGAGCGATACCGCGAAGGTCAACTTCCTCGCCTCGCGCGCGCGCCTCGACGATCCGGCGCGCAACCAACAGCACTACGGCTCGCCCACGGCGCCGTGGGGCAAGCTTTTCCAGATGGAGATGCAGTTCGAGCGCGCGTTCGCGAAGGCCGGCGGACTGCTCGTCGCCGGCACCGACCCGACCGGCAATGGCGGCACGCTCGCCGGCTTCGGCTCGCAGCGCGAGGTCGAACTGCTGGTGGAAGCCGGATTCACGCCGCTCGAGGCCATCCAGATCTGCACGCAGAATGGCGCGCGCTACCTTGGCATCGAGAATGAGGTAGGCACGATCGCGCCCGGCAAAGCCGCCGACCTCATCCTGGTCAATGGTTCGCCCGACAAGAACATCGCCGACATCGAGAAGGTGGACACCGTGTTCAAGGATGGCGTGGGCTACGATCCGCAGAAGCTCATCGACTCGGTACGCGGGCTGGTGGGGATCAGATAA
- the lepA gene encoding translation elongation factor 4 has protein sequence MDRKFIRNFAIIAHIDHGKSTLADRLLELTGSVTAREMQAQVLDDMELERERGITIKAHAVRMKYIAKDGQEYQLNLIDTPGHVDFSYEVSRSLASCEGALLVVDASQGVEAQTLANSYLAINHGLDLIPVINKIDLPSAEVERVKEMIETAIGLDTKDALLVSAKTGAGVPEVLEAIVQRIPHPKGYAKNHLQALIFDSWFDPYRGVVVLVRVFQGTVNKGDRIRLWSNGKNFEVENLGVLTPKPVEVETLVAGEVGFLLANLKNVGDTKIGDTVTHEDRPAIEPLPGFEEIKPMVFAGLYTVDAHEHTALREALEKLRLNDSSFFFEPESSVALGFGFRCGFLGLLHMEIIQERLEREYNLELIITAPGVRFKVTKTDGTLVEIDNPSRWPNPSEIAKVEEPVIVATILTTEEYVGGILKLVEDKRGKQKGFEYVSGTRVMLTYELPLVEIVLDFYDRLKSVSRGYASLDYHLSGYWESPMVKLDIMVAGEPVDALSLIVHRDFAYDRGRALVSKMRELIPRQMFEVAIQAAIGAKIIARETVSAIRKNVIAKCYGGDISRKRKLLEKQKAGKKRMKRIGRVDIPQEAFLAVLRVGEE, from the coding sequence ATGGACCGCAAGTTCATCCGCAATTTCGCCATCATCGCGCACATCGACCACGGCAAATCCACGCTTGCCGACCGGCTGCTCGAGCTCACCGGCTCAGTGACGGCGCGCGAGATGCAAGCGCAGGTACTCGACGACATGGAGCTGGAGCGCGAGCGCGGCATCACCATCAAGGCGCACGCCGTCCGCATGAAGTACATCGCGAAAGACGGACAGGAGTACCAGCTCAACCTCATCGACACGCCCGGGCACGTGGACTTCAGCTATGAGGTCTCGCGCTCACTCGCTTCCTGCGAGGGCGCGCTGCTGGTGGTGGACGCCTCGCAAGGCGTGGAAGCGCAGACGCTGGCCAACTCCTACCTCGCCATCAATCACGGGCTTGACCTGATCCCGGTGATCAACAAGATCGACCTGCCCTCGGCCGAGGTCGAGCGCGTGAAAGAGATGATCGAGACCGCCATCGGACTCGACACCAAGGACGCGCTGCTGGTCAGCGCCAAGACCGGCGCCGGCGTCCCGGAGGTGCTCGAGGCCATCGTGCAGCGCATCCCGCATCCCAAGGGATACGCGAAGAACCATCTCCAGGCGCTGATCTTCGATTCCTGGTTCGATCCCTACCGCGGCGTCGTGGTGCTCGTCCGCGTCTTCCAGGGGACGGTGAATAAAGGCGACCGGATCCGGCTGTGGTCGAACGGCAAGAACTTCGAGGTGGAGAATCTCGGCGTGCTCACGCCCAAGCCGGTCGAGGTGGAGACGCTGGTCGCCGGCGAGGTCGGCTTCCTGCTCGCGAACTTGAAGAACGTGGGCGACACCAAGATCGGCGACACCGTGACGCACGAGGACCGGCCTGCGATCGAGCCGCTGCCCGGCTTCGAAGAGATCAAGCCCATGGTCTTCGCCGGGCTCTACACCGTGGACGCGCACGAGCACACCGCCCTGCGCGAGGCGCTCGAAAAACTGCGGCTCAACGATTCCTCGTTCTTCTTCGAGCCGGAGAGTTCGGTCGCGCTCGGCTTCGGCTTCCGCTGCGGCTTCCTCGGCCTCTTGCACATGGAGATCATCCAGGAGCGGCTCGAGCGCGAGTACAACCTCGAACTCATCATCACCGCGCCGGGCGTGCGCTTCAAGGTCACGAAGACGGACGGGACGTTAGTCGAGATCGACAACCCTTCGCGCTGGCCCAACCCGAGCGAGATCGCCAAGGTGGAGGAGCCGGTCATCGTGGCCACCATCCTCACCACGGAGGAGTACGTGGGCGGCATCCTGAAGCTGGTGGAAGATAAGCGCGGCAAGCAGAAGGGGTTCGAGTACGTGAGCGGGACGCGCGTGATGTTGACTTACGAGCTGCCGCTGGTCGAGATCGTGCTCGATTTCTACGACCGGCTGAAGTCGGTCTCCCGCGGATACGCCTCGCTCGACTACCACCTCTCCGGCTACTGGGAATCGCCCATGGTGAAGCTCGACATCATGGTGGCGGGCGAGCCGGTGGACGCGCTCTCGCTCATCGTACATCGCGACTTCGCCTACGACCGCGGACGCGCGCTGGTCTCGAAGATGCGCGAGCTCATCCCGCGACAGATGTTCGAGGTCGCTATCCAGGCGGCCATCGGCGCGAAGATCATCGCGCGCGAGACGGTGAGCGCCATCCGCAAGAACGTGATCGCCAAGTGCTACGGCGGCGACATCTCACGCAAGCGCAAGCTGCTGGAAAAACAAAAAGCAGGCAAGAAACGGATGAAGCGCATCGGCCGCGTCGACATTCCGCAGGAAGCCTTCCTCGCCGTGCTGCGTGTAGGCGAGGAATAA
- a CDS encoding antibiotic biosynthesis monooxygenase produces the protein MLQVIWEYRVHRAKADAFEKYYGARGDWAQFFRQGAGYLGTTLLRDPDVVGVEAGHYATIDQWDSAGDFQRFKEKFAAEYKQRDAHCTQFTSDERFVGQFETL, from the coding sequence ATGCTGCAAGTCATTTGGGAATATCGCGTGCACCGCGCCAAGGCAGACGCCTTCGAGAAGTATTACGGCGCGCGCGGCGACTGGGCGCAGTTCTTTCGCCAGGGCGCGGGATACCTTGGCACCACGCTGCTGCGCGACCCTGACGTCGTTGGAGTGGAAGCCGGCCACTACGCGACCATCGACCAGTGGGATTCCGCCGGCGACTTCCAACGCTTCAAAGAGAAGTTTGCCGCCGAGTACAAGCAGCGCGACGCGCACTGCACGCAGTTCACCAGCGACGAGCGATTCGTAGGACAGTTCGAAACGCTC